GCCGAGCGCACCCGGGTGCTGTCGGCTGCGCTGGACATGGAGGAGATCCTCGACCGCCAGACCGACGGCTTCAGCCAGGGCCAGCGCACCAAGACCGCGATTGCCCGGGCGCTGGTGCACGACCCGCGCAACGTCATCCTCGACGAGCCCACCAACGGGCTGGACGTGATGACCACCCGGGCGATGCGCGGTTTCCTCAAGCACCTGCGTGACGAGGGCCGCTGCGTGATTTTCTCCAGCCACATCATGCAGGAGGTCGCCGCGCTGTGTGACCGCATCGTCATCATCGCCAAGGGCAAGGTCGTCGCCGCCGGCAGTGCGGACGAGCTGCGCGAGCAGTTCGCCGAAACCAACCTGGAAGACGCCTTCGTCAAGGCGATCGGCAGCGAAGAGGGCCTGCACGCATGAGCACGAAATCCGGAAATCCGCGAGTGGGTGCGTTCGCCGCGATGTGGACGGTGATGCGCAAGGAACTGCGTGACTTCTCCCGCGACCGCCGCACCCTGCTGCTGACCCTGCTGCTGGCGCCGCTGCTGTACCCCGTGCTGCTGCTGGGCATGGGCTGGCTGGCCGAGAATCGTGCCAAGACCCAGCTGGACAGCGAACTGGAAGTCCCGGTGGTGGGCGCCGAGCGGGCTCCGAACCTGGTCGCCTTCCTGGCCACACTCGGGATCAAGGCGATCGATCCGCCGGCCGACCTGTATGCCGGCGTCCGTTCGCAGGACATCGATGTCGCCCTGGAGATCGATGAGCAGTTCGCCGCAGATTGGGCCGCAGGCCGCCCTGCCCGCGTTGACCTGGTCATGGACAGCACCCGCCGCAATGCGGAGATCCCGGTACAACGGCTGCAGCGCGCGCTGGCCGGCTACGGCAGCCAGGTGGGCGCCCTGCGCCTGTATGCGCGTGGCATCGACGCCTCCATCATGAGTCCGGTGGCACTGGGCAGCCGCGATCTGGCGACCCCGGAGGCCAAGCGCGGCCTGATGATGTCGCTGTTGCTGCCGTACCTGCTGATCCTGATGGCTTTCCTGGGCGGTGCCTACCTGATCCTGGACGCGACGGCCGGCGAGCGGGAGCGGCAGTCGCTGGAACCGCTGCTGGCCACCCCGGCTCCGCGCGGGGCGATCGTCAGCGGCAAGATCGCCGCCGCCTGCGCGGTTGGCCTGGTCTCGCTGGTGCTGATCCTGCTGGCCTTCAAGCTCAGCGCCCAGTTCGCCGGCACCATGGGGCAGATGCTGGACGTGCGCTTCGCGGCAATCGCCAAACTGCTGCTGATCCTGCTGCCCACGCTGTTCCTGGGCACGACCCTGCTGACCTTCCTGGCCGCGAGCGCCAAAAGCATGAAGGAAGCCCAGAGCCACATGACCTGGCTGATGCTGCTGCCGATGCTGCCGATCCTGGTGCTGGCGGTGAACCCGATGAAGTCCGAGTTGTGGCAATACGCGGTGCCGTTCCTGGCCCAGAACCAGATGATCCTGAAGGTGATCCGGGGCGAGTCGATCGGCGTCGACGCCTGGGCGGTGTATATGGTCGCGGGCATCGGCCTGGCCGCAATCCTGTGGGCGGCCGCGGTGTACCGTTACCGGCAGGAGCGGCTGGCGATCTCGGGCTGAGCCGTCGATCGCGGATGCGGTTCCGATTGCCGCGAATGAAACGCAGAAAACCCGGCCTGGACCGGGTTTTCTGGTTGTTGCATGTCTCTCGCTGGCGGCGCGGAGACGCTGGCGCCACCGCGCGCGGGATCAGCCGCCCGGCGTAAAGGCGATGGTGCGACGGGTCGTGACGGGCTCGGAGATCGGCTGGAAGCGCCAGCGCTGCACGGCTTCCATTGCCGCCCGGTCAAACACCCGGCGCGGCTCGGCGTTTACCACGCGCGCGCTGGTCACCGACCCATCGGTACCGACGGTGAACTCGATTTGGACCTCGCCCGAGGTGCCTGCACGCAGGGCATCGGGCGGGAAGTTCGGGGCCGGGGTGGACAGCGGCCGCAGGTCCGCCGCGGTGGGTCGGGTCGGGCGCGGCGCAGGCGGCGGTTCAGCCGCCCTGGCGGCTTCGGCGGTGCGGCGCTCCTGGGCACGTCTCTCGGCCTGTTGGGCGGCTTCGGCTGCCGCGGCCTGGGCGGCGGCATCGGCTGCCTGCTTCTCCTGCAGGGCCTTCGCTGCCTGCTCCTGCTGCTGCTTCTGGTCGATCAGGCGCTGGCGCTCCAGCTCGGCCTGGCGCGTCGCCTGCTGCTCGGCGGTGACCTCCTGCTGCACCGCGCGCTGCGCGACGGCCTGCTTGCGCGACTCGATGCTGGCATTGAGCCGGGACAGGGCCGGGTGCTGTGGCTCGGCGCGCTCCAGCAGGGCGGTCAGCCGCTCGGCTTCGGCGAAATCCTCGCGGCCGATGCTTTGCTCGATGGCGATCACCGTCATCGGCAGCAGGTCGGTCAGCGCGCT
The genomic region above belongs to Lysobacter avium and contains:
- a CDS encoding ABC transporter ATP-binding protein — translated: MITAENLHKGFKTKSGTVKAVDGVDFTARDGQITGLLGPNGAGKTTTLRMLYTLMQPDAGSITVDGIDAAADPAAVRQVLGVLPDARGVYKRLTARENIAYFGELHGLAAATIAERTRVLSAALDMEEILDRQTDGFSQGQRTKTAIARALVHDPRNVILDEPTNGLDVMTTRAMRGFLKHLRDEGRCVIFSSHIMQEVAALCDRIVIIAKGKVVAAGSADELREQFAETNLEDAFVKAIGSEEGLHA
- a CDS encoding ABC transporter permease; protein product: MSTKSGNPRVGAFAAMWTVMRKELRDFSRDRRTLLLTLLLAPLLYPVLLLGMGWLAENRAKTQLDSELEVPVVGAERAPNLVAFLATLGIKAIDPPADLYAGVRSQDIDVALEIDEQFAADWAAGRPARVDLVMDSTRRNAEIPVQRLQRALAGYGSQVGALRLYARGIDASIMSPVALGSRDLATPEAKRGLMMSLLLPYLLILMAFLGGAYLILDATAGERERQSLEPLLATPAPRGAIVSGKIAAACAVGLVSLVLILLAFKLSAQFAGTMGQMLDVRFAAIAKLLLILLPTLFLGTTLLTFLAASAKSMKEAQSHMTWLMLLPMLPILVLAVNPMKSELWQYAVPFLAQNQMILKVIRGESIGVDAWAVYMVAGIGLAAILWAAAVYRYRQERLAISG
- a CDS encoding energy transducer TonB; the encoded protein is MNLSRLSLVLALGLALGACGKDEPATDATAPVTSTDPAPPAATPETVVSDAVQAMSAEELRDAARKAYGDNRLYAPAGNNAVEYYLSLREKSAGDAGVSSALTDLLPMTVIAIEQSIGREDFAEAERLTALLERAEPQHPALSRLNASIESRKQAVAQRAVQQEVTAEQQATRQAELERQRLIDQKQQQEQAAKALQEKQAADAAAQAAAAEAAQQAERRAQERRTAEAARAAEPPPAPRPTRPTAADLRPLSTPAPNFPPDALRAGTSGEVQIEFTVGTDGSVTSARVVNAEPRRVFDRAAMEAVQRWRFQPISEPVTTRRTIAFTPGG